Proteins from a single region of Campylobacter sp. RM16704:
- a CDS encoding threonine/serine exporter family protein — MIDYSFILFDMFFAALTGLGFAYACNPPLKTLILSAILAAIAHGIRFTLMEHFGFQTLAIATFVASFSIGCIGLFLAKIFKTPAEIIAFPALIPMIPGIYAYKAILYLISFIRSEDINEKTDFLIQFFDHFFTTLSVTLALAVGVSVTLLLFFEQSFMMTRNIKKNKNYNYKN; from the coding sequence ATGATTGATTATTCTTTTATATTATTCGATATGTTTTTTGCAGCTTTAACTGGCCTTGGTTTTGCCTATGCATGTAATCCACCATTAAAAACTCTTATATTGTCAGCTATTTTAGCTGCTATTGCTCATGGCATACGCTTTACACTTATGGAGCATTTTGGATTTCAAACTTTAGCAATAGCTACCTTTGTAGCTTCTTTTAGTATAGGCTGTATAGGTCTTTTCTTAGCAAAAATTTTCAAAACTCCAGCTGAAATCATAGCCTTTCCAGCACTTATACCTATGATACCTGGAATTTATGCTTATAAAGCTATTTTATATCTAATTTCTTTTATACGCTCTGAGGATATAAACGAAAAAACTGATTTTTTAATCCAATTTTTTGACCATTTTTTTACTACCCTTTCGGTAACTTTAGCATTAGCAGTTGGAGTAAGTGTAACCTTACTTTTATTTTTTGAACAAAGTTTTATGATGACAAGAAACATCAAAAAAAATAAAAATTACAATTATAAAAATTAA
- the argS gene encoding arginine--tRNA ligase yields the protein MKTLVYKEIKEKLGRDFVLENPKNKNLAHFATPLAFSLAKELKQNPMVIANDIVIKLKDCECFESVEAINGYVNFKLSRFFLDSLATQALKNNENFAKDDKKEQSFLLEYVSANPTGPLHIGHARGAIFGDTLARVARHLGYKFDTEYYINDAGNQIYLLGLSILLAVKEHCLKEQVKYPEEYYKGEYIVDIAKEAFVEFEKDFFKEENISKLALWAKDKMLNIIKQNLADAKIFIDAYVSETSYYNELENTLNALKEHKGIYEKDNKIWLASSVKGDEKDRVIIKSDGKGTYLAADIVYHKDKMSRGYSKCINIWGADHHGYIARMKAAMEFLGYDGQNLEIILAQMVSLLKNGEPYKMSKRAGNFILMGDVLEELGSDVLRYIFISKKCDTHLEFDVDEFKREDSSNPIYYINYAHARIHQVFAKAGKNINDIIYVKFQNLNEDGMNLLFESLNLKAVLNDAFESRSLQKIPDYLKNLASLFHKFYNENKVVGSSNEDELLKLFAVCALSIKTAFSLMGIEAKNKMNHD from the coding sequence TTGAAAACTTTAGTTTATAAAGAAATTAAAGAAAAATTAGGAAGAGATTTTGTCTTAGAAAATCCTAAAAATAAAAATTTAGCTCATTTTGCCACACCTTTAGCTTTTTCTTTAGCTAAAGAATTAAAGCAAAATCCTATGGTAATTGCTAATGATATTGTTATTAAGCTAAAGGATTGTGAATGCTTTGAAAGTGTAGAAGCTATTAATGGTTATGTAAATTTTAAACTTTCAAGATTTTTTTTGGATTCTTTAGCAACACAAGCTTTAAAAAACAATGAAAATTTCGCAAAAGATGATAAAAAAGAGCAAAGTTTCTTGCTTGAATATGTTAGTGCAAATCCAACTGGACCTTTACATATAGGACATGCTAGAGGGGCTATTTTTGGAGATACTTTAGCTAGAGTAGCTAGACACTTAGGGTATAAATTTGATACGGAATATTATATTAATGATGCGGGTAATCAAATTTATCTTTTAGGGCTTTCTATTTTGCTTGCTGTAAAAGAACATTGTTTGAAAGAGCAAGTAAAATATCCTGAAGAATACTATAAAGGCGAATATATTGTTGATATTGCAAAAGAAGCCTTTGTTGAATTTGAAAAAGATTTTTTTAAGGAAGAAAATATCTCCAAACTAGCTCTTTGGGCAAAAGATAAAATGCTAAACATTATTAAACAAAATTTAGCTGACGCTAAAATCTTTATTGATGCTTATGTTAGTGAAACTAGTTATTACAATGAATTGGAAAATACTTTAAATGCTTTAAAAGAACATAAAGGTATTTATGAAAAAGATAACAAAATTTGGCTTGCTTCAAGTGTTAAAGGTGATGAGAAAGATCGTGTGATTATTAAAAGTGATGGCAAAGGGACTTATTTGGCAGCTGATATAGTATATCATAAAGATAAAATGAGTCGTGGTTATAGCAAATGTATTAATATTTGGGGTGCTGATCATCATGGTTATATAGCTAGAATGAAAGCTGCTATGGAATTTTTAGGTTATGATGGTCAAAATCTTGAAATTATTTTAGCTCAAATGGTTTCACTTTTAAAAAATGGTGAACCTTATAAGATGAGTAAAAGAGCTGGTAATTTTATCTTGATGGGTGATGTTTTAGAAGAGCTTGGTAGCGATGTTTTAAGATATATATTTATCAGTAAAAAATGTGATACACATTTAGAATTTGATGTAGATGAATTTAAAAGAGAAGATAGTTCTAACCCTATATATTATATTAATTATGCCCATGCAAGAATTCATCAAGTATTTGCTAAAGCAGGTAAAAATATAAATGATATTATTTATGTAAAATTTCAGAATTTAAATGAAGATGGGATGAATCTTTTGTTTGAGAGTTTAAATTTAAAAGCAGTGCTTAATGATGCTTTTGAATCAAGATCTCTGCAAAAAATTCCAGATTATTTAAAAAATCTAGCTTCTTTGTTTCATAAATTTTATAATGAAAATAAAGTTGTTGGTTCAAGCAATGAAGATGAACTTTTAAAACTTTTTGCTGTGTGTGCCTTAAGTATTAAAACCGCTTTTTCTCTTATGGGGATTGAAGCTAAAAATAAAATGAATCACGATTAA
- a CDS encoding twin-arginine translocase TatA/TatE family subunit: MHMPSGTQWLIILLIVVLLFGAKKIPELAKGLGKGIKTFKDEMNTEDDKKMTHEDTQKIEKINEKDIIAKENDEEVKKV, encoded by the coding sequence ATGCATATGCCAAGTGGAACTCAATGGTTGATTATATTGCTTATTGTAGTGTTGCTTTTTGGAGCAAAAAAAATTCCAGAACTTGCTAAAGGTTTGGGAAAAGGTATTAAAACCTTTAAAGATGAGATGAATACTGAAGATGATAAAAAAATGACCCATGAAGACACACAAAAAATTGAAAAAATTAATGAAAAAGATATTATTGCAAAAGAAAATGATGAAGAAGTAAAAAAAGTATAA
- a CDS encoding deoxyguanylate kinase / guanylate kinase, with the protein MSGQILIISGPSGAGKSTLLQRLFKEKDNIYFSISSTTRAPRENEKNGVDYFFISEKEFKQGIEKGEFLEWALVHKNYYGTSLIPVKKALQEGKSVIFDIDVQGFCIAKEKMSDYITSVFITTKNKKELEKRLLKRNADKIEDISKRLENASGEMAYLDRYDFLIINDDLEKSYKQLEAVFEVSKLKNTKHNLKQIQIQWNKGE; encoded by the coding sequence TTGAGTGGTCAAATTTTAATCATCTCAGGACCAAGTGGAGCAGGGAAGAGCACCTTGCTTCAAAGGCTTTTTAAAGAAAAAGATAATATTTATTTTTCTATTTCAAGCACAACAAGAGCTCCAAGAGAAAATGAAAAAAATGGAGTAGATTATTTTTTTATTAGTGAAAAAGAATTTAAACAAGGTATAGAAAAGGGTGAATTTTTAGAATGGGCTTTGGTGCATAAAAATTATTATGGTACTTCATTAATACCCGTAAAAAAAGCATTGCAAGAAGGTAAAAGTGTTATTTTTGATATAGATGTGCAAGGTTTTTGTATAGCTAAAGAAAAAATGTCAGATTATATAACTTCTGTATTTATTACAACTAAGAATAAAAAGGAGCTTGAAAAAAGATTACTTAAGCGAAATGCTGATAAAATAGAAGATATTAGTAAAAGATTAGAAAATGCTAGTGGTGAAATGGCTTACTTGGATAGATATGATTTTTTAATCATAAATGATGATCTTGAAAAAAGCTATAAACAACTAGAAGCGGTTTTTGAGGTTTCAAAATTAAAGAATACAAAACATAATTTAAAGCAAATTCAAATTCAATGGAATAAAGGAGAATAA